The Rhinopithecus roxellana isolate Shanxi Qingling chromosome 14, ASM756505v1, whole genome shotgun sequence genome includes a window with the following:
- the GPR55 gene encoding G-protein coupled receptor 55 gives MSQPNASGDCLFDGVNELMKTLQFAVHIPTFVLGLILNLLAIHGFSTFLKNRWPDYAATSIYMINLAVFDLLLVLSLPFKMSLSQVQSPYPSLCTLVECLYFISMYGSVFTICFISMDRFLAIRYPLLVNHLRSPRKIFGICCTIWVLVWTGSIPIYSFHGKVEKYMCFHNMSDDTWSAKVVFPLEVFGFLLPMGIMGFCSSRSIHILLGRRDHTQDWVQQRACIYSITVSLAVFVVSFLPVHLGFFLQFLVRNGFIVECRAKQSISFFLQLSMCFSNVNCCLDVFCYYFVIKEFRMNIRAHRPSRVQLVLQDTTISRG, from the coding sequence ATGAGTCAGCCAAACGCCAGTGGTGACTGCCTGTTTGATGGCGTCAACGAGCTGATGAAAACCCTACAGTTTGCAGTCCACATCCCCACCTTTGTCCTGGGCCTGATCCTCAACCTGCTGGCCATCCATGGCTTCAGCACCTTCCTTAAGAACAGGTGGCCCGATTACGCTGCCACCTCCATCTACATGATCAACCTGGCGGTCTTTGACCTGCTGCTGGTGCTCTCCCTCCCGTTCAAGATGTCCCTGTCCCAGGTACAGTCCCCCTACCCATCCCTGTGCACCCTGGTGGAGTGCCTTTACTTCATCAGCATGTACGGAAGCGTCTTCACCATCTGCTTCATCAGCATGGATCGGTTCTTGGCCATCCGGTACCCGCTCCTGGTCAACCACCTCCGGTCCCCCAGGAAGATCTTTGGGATCTGCTGTACCATCTGGGTCCTGGTGTGGACTGGGAGCATCCCTATCTATAGTTTCCATGGGAAAGTGGAAAAATACATGTGCTTCCACAATATGTCTGACGATACCTGGAGTGCCAAGGTCGTCTTCCCGCTGGAGGTGTTTGGCTTCCTCCTTCCCATGGGCATCATGGGCTTCTGCTCCTCCAGGAGCATCCACATCCTGCTGGGCCGCCGAGACCACACCCAGGACTGGGTGCAGCAGAGAGCCTGCATCTACAGCATCACAGTCAGCCTGGCTGTCTTCGTGGTCTCCTTCCTCCCAGTCCACCTGGGGTTCTTCCTGCAGTTCCTGGTGAGAAACGGCTTTATCGTAGAGTGCAGAGCCAAGCAGAGCATCAGCTTCTTCTTGCAATTGTCCATGTGTTTCTCCAATGTCAACTGCTGCCTGGATGTTTTCTGCTACTACTTTGTCATCAAAGAATTCCGCATGAACATCAGGGCCCACCGGCCTTCCAGGGTCCAGCTGGTCCTGCAGGACACCACGATCTCTCGGGGCTAA